Below is a window of Sebastes umbrosus isolate fSebUmb1 chromosome 13, fSebUmb1.pri, whole genome shotgun sequence DNA.
AACATTGGAATTCTGGTCTGGGCTCTGAATTGGAGCTGCTCTAGAAGAAGTCTGTCCTGGATCAGCGGCATTATGGGTCTGAAAAGTTAACTTAGAGGCGATGCTGGCTTCGTAGGAGGGAGGCGGGGACAGATTGTGAAGGAGCTCCTTCCCCCTGCCTGGACTCGGGGGGTCAGAGTTTGGCGGAGAGGGCGGCAAATAGGTCGGTCTCTGCTGATGGCCCAAGTGTCGATTGAACAGAAAACATTCATTCTGAGGACCGCTTGTGGGTTTAGCAGAATTCTGCGCCGGGCCTACGTGGACGTTCCCAATGGGAAGACTTAACGGGGCCATGGAGTTCAGCTGCGACCCGTGAACGAGCTGCTCCAAGTCAGAGTTCAAAAGCTGAAACAGGGGGACGTCCTGGAAATCTGGCACTTCCTGTTTGATGTAAAATTTACCACCAGCCATGTCGGCTGAACTGTAAACACCCTGGTACTCTGGGAGCGTCGTTGACGCTCCGTTGCCCTGACAAGCGGGGTGCATCAGGGAGTGCGACGGCTCTGTTTTGATCTGTCTCATAGTCCTGCAGAGACCTGGATGCAGGTACGTGACGTCAGGAAGGAGCAGGCTCATGTTGACGCTGTATGGGGAGGCAAAGTCCTCGGCGAATGGCGGCTCTGGCATCAGAGTCCCCGTGTCCCTGCAAAACATTTTGGGATTTACCATGTCCTGTTGGTGTGAAGGCAGGTAGCTGTCCATCTCTGATTGACCctggaaaacaaaaagagaaagacatTTGTGTTAATCCAAATGCAATGGCATCATCTAATTGATTCAGGCTCTCATGTGTGTTATTAATGCTgcagttggtagaaatggagcaaatatgattaaaaaaaagttatttttataaaacagtcactatatcctgacagtagtgcatgagaccggtaatctaaaaaaaaatcatgtgcctctgtgtcctccggtgctcctaatggcatctacaagatttcacagaccggaggaaaacaaccaatcagagccgagctggagcctgccgtctctgagcagctgtcgatCACTCTGGAACTCCGGTTAAACGCTCAAACCAGGCAgcattgatcaaatatgaatcaatattctcttactgtaatgcctatttcaaaTGATCTCAGAAATACctagtagtgtactgtttagctgtaaaattagaaagtttgtgacccggcagccatgttgagaccagttgaggaaaaaccaagcaccgcccaccagctggagcacagccaataggtacgctcaataggaacagaaatgacctgtgattggccaaagtctcccgatTTCtcccagattttttaaagcctgaaaaccgagccacgaggaggtgcagaagtcgagttatctctcagaacacttgaattacaatatgctgaaaggtgaTTATGGAATTtgtgtccaatgatgccaaaaacattctgcctactggaGCTTTAATGTAGCCTATAAGATCCTTCAACACTTGATATAAGCACTAGGATTGACCCTGAACGCCTCAGCAGTCTTCTGTTGTTCTTCCtagaaaaataataactaaaatgcccccaaaaatgcaatgcaaaacCAGAACTAGAACTCTTCTCCACTGATGCAGGAGCACCGCAAGactcacaataataataacaagtgTGAATGAATCAATGTTGGGATGCATTTGGGGCCTGCACACACTGCCACATCAAAAAGacaccacccctccctccctccctccctccctttacaagcagcagcagagcagcagacgCCCTTCTGAAGcgctccagcagcagcttaaGCTGTTTGGAAATACATGGCTGAAATTAGAACATCCAGTTGCTCTGCAGGCAGCGCCatgcatctcctcctcctcctcctcctcctcctcctcctcctcacaagTTTCAGGAGGAGCGATGGGTTTCACATCCACACAGCCCATGCATGCATGCGATTCAACCTGAATGTCAGCATCAATAAAAAGAAGCTCAGTCACGTGCTGAGATGTGGATAttataacacacaaaaacacgcAGGCCTGCATCCAATATATACATCTTTACATGAGCCTGTTTTTGCTTTGATCAGCAACATTTCTGCGTAAAAAACAACCCAGCAGGATTTGGATCAACAACGTGACGCGCTGAGATTTTGCAAGAtgcaaaagacaaataaaatgcaATCCCCTCCTACCAAATTATAATCATGGAAAGAGGAAGTTCCCTGGATGGCATCCCTCGTGTTACAGAGCACTTGTCCCCGATCTTCACCTCCTCTCAGCCCGTCTGCTGTGTCTTTCTGGAGAAGCTGCGCGTCCTGCCCAGGAGCGCCCCAAACAGGATTCCTCACAGCGGCGGCCATAAATAAAAGCAGAGGTC
It encodes the following:
- the klf5b gene encoding Krueppel-like factor 5 isoform X1; amino-acid sequence: MAAAVRNPVWGAPGQDAQLLQKDTADGLRGGEDRGQVLCNTRDAIQGTSSFHDYNLGQSEMDSYLPSHQQDMVNPKMFCRDTGTLMPEPPFAEDFASPYSVNMSLLLPDVTYLHPGLCRTMRQIKTEPSHSLMHPACQGNGASTTLPEYQGVYSSADMAGGKFYIKQEVPDFQDVPLFQLLNSDLEQLVHGSQLNSMAPLSLPIGNVHVGPAQNSAKPTSGPQNECFLFNRHLGHQQRPTYLPPSPPNSDPPSPGRGKELLHNLSPPPSYEASIASKLTFQTHNAADPGQTSSRAAPIQSPDQNSNVGLVQSPGPAPIQRSSLTPVQTTPGVGPLSPVLAQSASAKYNRRNNPDLERRRIHHCDVPGCRKVYTKSSHLKAHLRTHTGEKPYECSWEGCEWRFARSDELTRHFRKHTGVKPFHCGVCSRCFSRSDHLALHMKRHQS
- the klf5b gene encoding Krueppel-like factor 5 isoform X2, encoding MDSYLPSHQQDMVNPKMFCRDTGTLMPEPPFAEDFASPYSVNMSLLLPDVTYLHPGLCRTMRQIKTEPSHSLMHPACQGNGASTTLPEYQGVYSSADMAGGKFYIKQEVPDFQDVPLFQLLNSDLEQLVHGSQLNSMAPLSLPIGNVHVGPAQNSAKPTSGPQNECFLFNRHLGHQQRPTYLPPSPPNSDPPSPGRGKELLHNLSPPPSYEASIASKLTFQTHNAADPGQTSSRAAPIQSPDQNSNVGLVQSPGPAPIQRSSLTPVQTTPGVGPLSPVLAQSASAKYNRRNNPDLERRRIHHCDVPGCRKVYTKSSHLKAHLRTHTGEKPYECSWEGCEWRFARSDELTRHFRKHTGVKPFHCGVCSRCFSRSDHLALHMKRHQS